Proteins encoded in a region of the Planococcus citri chromosome 1, ihPlaCitr1.1, whole genome shotgun sequence genome:
- the LOC135833368 gene encoding nucleoporin NUP42-like — protein MSQICRYYLKGACRYGNSCHFIHENNHYSKNNRDYSEHSYGYNRNNYNESYFSYGNRDSHSSYEPARNYNKNYNRYHVDHRQQSQPTEIKPEDITPSQFVDLIKTEVKQFEDRHVWKLSVISPLKYFGNIPGFQDYSPEEIRYQFYMASSNNTLHEFKRTMDELRDNLILSCQRVNNSASAHNIAKQMMSGNSTEETVNSFPTSSASSSTFKFDINQLPKQSAEFAPQQSVPQSTALSSFSFANPPSFNTANNAQFNSINPQSFPTEPSQANAQMNAFSFNSQFVSTAPAAASFPGTSQQSQPPVNENNPCYSRIEELSSEKLQAFRDPTFKYGYIPLQPPPKELCNRSSY, from the exons TTCACGAGAACAATcattattccaaaaataacaGAGACTATTCAG aaCATTCCTATGGATATAATCGAAACAACTACAACGAAAGCTACTTTTCTTACGGAAATCGTGATTCTCATTCTTCGTATG AGCCTGCTCGCAATTACAACAAAAATTATAACCGATATCATGTGGATCATAGGCAACAATCTCAACCAACTGAAATCAAGCCTGAGGATATTACTCCGTCGCAGTTCGT TGATTTAATTAAAACCGAAGTGAAACAGTTTGAAGATAGACATGTATGGAAATTATCTGTGATATCACCGCTCAAATATTTCGGCAATATACCCGGTTTTCAGGATTATTCGCCGGAAGAAATAAGATACCAATTTTATATGGCTTCGAGTAATAACACGTTACATGAATTT AAAAGAACAATGGACGAATTACGAGATAATCTCATTTTAAGTTGTCAGCGAGTGAACAACAGTGCTTCGGCGCATAATATAGCG AAACAAATGATGTCTGGCAACTCGACTGAAGAAACTGTGAATTCGTTTCCAACGTCTTCTGCGTCAtcatcaactttcaagtttGATATCAACCAGTTGCCTAAACAAAGTGCAGAATTTGCTCCACAACAATCTGTTCCTCAGTCAACTGCACTCAGCTCGTTTTCTTTCGCGAATCCTCCTTCTTTCAATACTGCTAATAACGCTCAGTTCAACAGCATTAATCCTCAGTCTTTTCCCACTGAGCCTTCTCAAGCTAACGCTCAAATGAATGCTTTTTCTTTCAATAGTCAATTCGTATCGACAGCGCCAGCAGCTGCTTCGTTTCCTGGTACATCGCAGCAATCACAACCTCcagtaaatgaaaataatccGTGTTATTCGAGAATTGAAGAATTATCGTCTGAGAAGCTACAGGCTTTTCGAGATCCTACGTTCAAATATGGTTATATACCGTTGCAGCCTCCTCCTAAAGAATTATGTAATAGATCATCgtattaa